Proteins co-encoded in one Stomoxys calcitrans chromosome 5, idStoCalc2.1, whole genome shotgun sequence genomic window:
- the LOC106094314 gene encoding mitochondrial ribosome-associated GTPase 2 isoform X2 has product MIRTVGGKGGDGCVSFLQLWCNERAGPDGGDGGNGGHIMFEASSNISNLYHISNNIRGDEGQSGTSQNCHGKNAKHTVVKVPIGTIIRNQNGVIIGDLSREGMMFIAARGGAGGKGNTFFTTDKENAPKVCEHGPPGEDCSYILEMRCIADIGIIGFPNAGKSTLLNAISRARPKVAPYAFTTLRPNIGMIQYADSFQLAVADLPGIIPDAHRNKGLGLQFLKHAEHCSALMFLLDVSSPEPWLQYDTLLYEMNKFSEKLANYPRIIVANKIDMPESKENLMELRERVGMAVIGISAKVGTNLKELLKEMRKVHLKQKQEEC; this is encoded by the coding sequence ATGATACGTACTGTTGGAGGGAAAGGCGGCGATGGGTGCGTTTCATTTCTCCAATTGTGGTGCAATGAGAGAGCCGGTCCTGATGGTGGTGATGGCGGCAATGGTGGTCACATAATGTTTGAGGCTTCCAGCAATATATCTAATCTATATCACATCTCGAATAACATTCGAGGCGATGAAGGTCAGAGTGGAACGTCCCAAAATTGCCATGGAAAGAATGCTAAACATACTGTGGTAAAAGTACCTATTGGAACAATAATTCGCAATCAGAATGGCGTTATAATTGGTGATTTAAGTCGTGAAGGCATGATGTTTATTGCGGCCAGAGGTGGCGCGGGAGGAAagggcaacacttttttcacAACAGACAAGGAAAATGCCCCGAAAGTATGTGAACATGGTCCCCCTGGAGAAGATTGCAGTTATATTTTGGAAATGCGTTGTATTGCTGATATTGGTATCATTGGTTTCCCCAATGCTGGAAAGAGCACCCTATTGAATGCCATAAGCAGAGCACGGCCGAAGGTGGCTCCGTATGCCTTCACAACTCTAAGGCCTAACATTGGTATGATACAGTATGCTGATAGTTTCCAATTGGCAGTGGCAGATCTTCCCGGCATAATACCTGATGCTCATCGCAACAAAGGTTTGGGTCTACAATTTCTCAAGCATGCTGAACATTGTTCGGCTTTAATGTTCCTCTTGGATGTTAGTTCACCTGAACCATGGCTGCAGTATGACACTCTGCTATATGAAATGAACAAATTTAgtgaaaaattagcaaattatCCAAGAATAATTGTTGCCAACAAGATCGATATGCCAGAATCGaaggaaaatttaatggaactaAGAGAACGTGTTGGTATGGCTGTTATTGGAATAAGTGCCAAGGTAGGCACCAACCTGAAAGAGCTGctgaaagaaatgagaaaagtacatttaaaacaaaaacaagaagaatgttaa
- the LOC106094317 gene encoding transcription factor grauzone codes for MVECILCLKSTNEWSPSECLQVDSTQWEELEIRKLIDKHLWPIDTITTQSCLCPICWGELNGFHRFYTRIEEAHNDFKSLLKTETDPLQEEENKPKDLLLENLLEPEIVIGQTLDTAIVIKEENEETIVRKEESDNDKDPDFMDDDGEFMSGETTSESDSSKGSDSDDDLPLINRRRKTLARAKSKRGSDSKKGADDDDGNESPDPLTTKRRKSSTDSKSNVARKSYYQPKTNRLEHDKFLQEHYKITCNKCNLPFDTFPLLCKHYSKEHNERGFVTCCEMKFFDRSLLVDHINFHLNPEYFKCKDCGKVLTQRRCLWAHMKLHEEKKFCCDVCDKKFVQKSKLERHKLTHLPQQEKKFPCNECGKFFGNEYVLTQHQRVVHLNIYAKVCEICGQTMPDSNSFKRHMEKHESVSEIKSATPTSTVKCDDCGLILAGPLNLKRHRDLQHPVGGKRDYTCHICRKISPNLRALKKHIRCTHEMGYNYKCNLCEKAFKRSDNLKAHMSTHTGTPLYSCPWCPKTFNSNGNMHNHRKKAHPVEWEEARRKKYSGNLPPNFKPPTTTNNSHYFPLPATNMN; via the exons ATGGTGGAATGTATACTTTGTTTAAAATCAACTAACGAGTGGTCCCCATCCGAATGTTTACAAGTGGACTCAACACAATGGGAAGAGTTGGAAATCAGGAAACTAATCGACAAGCATTTGTGGCCTATA GACACCATTACCACGCAATCATGCCTCTGCCCCATATGTTGGGGGGAGTTAAATGGCTTTCATCGCTTTTACACCCGCATAGAAGAGGCTCATAATGATTTCAAATCCCTGCTTAAAACCGAGACAGATCCCTTGCAAGAGGAGGAGAATAAACCAAAGGATTTACTTTTGGAAAATCTGCTCGAGCCCGAAATTGTCATAGGCCAGACTTTGGACACTGCTATTGTCATAAAGGAAGAAAATGAGGAGACAATTGTGCGTAAGGAGGAAAGTGACAATGACAAGGATCCCGATTTTATGGATGATGATGGTGAATTTATGAGTGGCGAAACGACTAGTGAAAGTGATAGCAGCAAGGGCAGTGACAGCGATGATGACCTTCCCCTTATTAATAGGCGAAGAAAAACTTTGGCTAGAGCGAAATCAAAAAGAGGCAGTGACTCCAAAAAAGGCGCCGACGACGATGATGGCAATGAAAGCCCCGATCCTCTAACAACCAAAAGAAGAAAGTCCTCAACCGATTCCAAATCTAATGTCGCTCGAAAATCGTATTATCAGCCCAAAACCAATCGCTTGGAACATGATAAGTTCCTGCAAGAACACTATAAAATCACTTGCAACAAATGCAATCTGCCTTTTGACACGTTTCCGTTACTTTGCAAGCACTATAGCAAAGAGCACAATGAGAGGGGCTTTGTAACATGTtgcgaaatgaaatttttcgatCGAAGTCTGCTGGTGGATCACATTAACTTTCATCTAAATCCCGAGTATTTCAAATGTAAAGACTGTGGCAAAGTCCTAACACAAAGGCGCTGTCTTTGGGCCCACATGAAATTGCATGAGGAGAAGAAATTCTGCTGCGATGTATGCGATAAGAAGTTTGTACAAAAGTCCAAACTTGAGCGGCATAAATTGACACATTTGCCGCAACAAGAGAAAAAGTTCCCCTGCAACGAATGTGGCAAATT CTTTGGCAACGAATATGTGCTAACGCAACATCAACGTGTGGTTCATCTGAATATCTATGCCAAGGTGTGTGAGATTTGTGGTCAAACTATGCCAGACTCAAATTCATTTAAACGCCACATGGAAAAGCATGAGTCGGTCAGTGAAATTAAATCGGCCACCCCCACTTCCACGGTCAAATGTGATGATTGTGGCCTTATACTGGCTGGGCCGCTTAACTTAAAACGCCATAGAGATCTACAACATCCGGTGGGTGGTAAACGCGACTACACCTGTCACATATGCAGGAAAATTTCACCTAATCTAAGAGCTCTCAAAAAGCATATACGATGTACCCATGAAATGGGCTACAATTACAAGTGCAATCTGTGCGAGAAGGCATTTAAGAGATCGGACAATTTAAAG GCGCACATGAGCACACATACTGGCACACCGCTGTATTCCTGCCCTTGGTGTCCCAAGACATTTAACTCAAATGGCAATATGCATAATCATCGAAAGAAAGCTCATCCTGTTGAGTGGGAAGAAGCTCGACGCAAAAAGTATTCTGGCAATTTACCGCCTAATTTTAAACCGCCTACTACTACAAACAACTCTCACTACTTTCCATTACCAGCAACAAATATGAATTAG
- the LOC106094316 gene encoding uncharacterized protein LOC106094316 encodes MSSKNDEPVLLTFEELKHLEVEDIAICIDKYQAMQICEKSTAYGDIYNVWVRKLLKSYGGSTAGISTKDWIQILEYLAKVLEKFVYDLSNSKTDMLVKQLNQWWNDTLEFLKWLHTIISGLDVHIVCLILAFALEIVIKTCKIADRRLIQPVIQIHQQLLYTLTNNMLKMDMQNIEDLKGFSKVLISLCDVATIISSSDIKLSIETWRIVAKISGKFSGYFNNIQQSGGDEIMNELKINATGKPITGIIKELNKLFNYFLEDDEAPKNENFLKVAQFYLKLIKSIMKNTQLVPAPNEFLQVYTKFLHQLKIKISRKYIEPMQKDLNDILAMANNQEGMENYVLQHLVEDNEQFVSCDLILQYMSQLLEDNNKHIISFEVIKRIFNVLFDGPLIFIEGEKYAKLLSYFAALTAEDISGDLHILWCTNLLEAMWIKALTSCEILRMYYGYLLNASNEQAHACLEFWIKSWQNCNVEITTSSFGYKRFLIERLIRTIALQLPSNNHQLFFHNHPNCEVLLLKCGLADTKSRSYLNTTLTDHLNGMLDMQLNKKQYIELLDLLDICCSHGEFVNFNDISNKLVKAFLLIFSLPMSEIQKFRHFIYKCFAIFKILNNMQLDKEILKCLEDNLNKIKEVFGVFMLEYLMQRKPQSQTILKRLTTPEVMKLQRFLETSNNKTGDLRIFQDAYNRHKNKCKQPSLQDVHISKRPRVAGEGLSSDYKCILNEMFEQSKLILTKQTATTFDDKDYDLLICIKTNIEKCLKK; translated from the exons ATGTCTTCCAAAAATGACGAACCCGTGCTGTTAACATTTGAGGAATTGAAACACTTGGAAGTTGAAGACATAGCCATATGCATAGATAAATATCAGGCAATGCAGATATGCGAAAAGAGTACTGCCTATGGTGATATCTACAATGTGTGGGtaagaaaacttttaaaatcTTATGGTGGAAGTACTGCAGGAATATCAACTAAGGATTGGATACAAATATTGGAGTATTTGGCAAAGGTTTTAGAAAAG tttgtttatgaTTTGTCCAATTCCAAGACTGATATGTTGGTTAAACAACTCAATCAATGGTGGAATGATACACTGGAATTTCTGAAATGGTTACACACGATCATCTCCGGATTAGATGTACACATTGTATGTCTTATTTTAGCTTTTGCTTTGGAAATTGTTATTAAAACTTGCAAAATTGCAGATAGAAG GCTCATACAACCAGTGATACAAATTCACCAACAATTGCTTTATACATTAACAAATAATATGCTTAAAATGGATATGCAAAATATTGAAGACTTGAAAGGTTTCAGCAAAG TTTTGATTTCCCTTTGCGATGTGGCCACCATAATATCCTCTTCCGATATAAAACTATCAATTGAAACTTGGCGAATTGTGGCCAAAATCTCTGGAAAATTTAGTGGATATTTTAATAATATACAACAAAGCGGCGGAGATGAGATAATGAATGAATTAAAGATCAATGCAACAGGAAAGCCTATAACAGGCATCATTAAAGAATTGAATAAacttttcaattactttttggaagaT GACGAGGCACCTAAAAATGAGAATTTCCTTAAGGTTGcccaattttatttgaaattaatcAAATCCATAATGAAGAACACTCAGCTAGTTCCAGCTcctaatgaatttttgcaagtttATACGAAATTTTTGCA CCAATTGAAGATAAAAATTAGCAGAAAATACATTGAGCCTATGCAAAAGGATCTAAACGATATTCTGGCCATGGCGAACAATCAGGAGGGAATGGAAAAT TATGTATTGCAGCACTTAGTCGAAGATAATGAGCAATTTGTTAGCTGTGATTTGATTCTACAATACATGAGCCAATTGTTGGAAGATAATAACAAGCATATCATATCATTTGAAGTCATCAAACGAATCTTTAATGTATTATTCGATG GTCCCCTAATATTCATCGAGGgtgaaaaatatgcaaaattactTTCATATTTTGCTGCATTAACTGCTGAAGATATATCTGGTGATCTTCATATCTTATGGTGCACAAATCTTCTAGAAGCAATGTGGATCAAAGCCTTAACAAGTTGTGAGATACTTAGGATGTATTATGG ATACCTCCTAAATGCTTCAAATGAGCAAGCACATGCTTGCTTGGAATTCTGGATAAAATCATGGCAGAACTGCAATGTTGAGATCACCACATCGTCCTTTGGTTACAAACGATTTTTAATAGAGAGGCTTATAAGGACTATTGCCTTACAGTTGCCATCGAATAATCACCAACTCTTCTTTCACAATCATCCCAATTGTGAAGTTTTGCTATTGAAATGTGGTCTCGCAGATACTAAAAGTCGCTCCTATTTGAATACAACACTAACTGATCATTTAAATGGCATGCTCGATATGCAACTAAATAAAAAGCAATACATTGAACTG CTGGATTTATTGGATATCTGCTGTAGCCATGGTGAATTTGTTAACTTTAATGACATTAGCAACAAATTAGTTAAGGcttttcttttaatattttctttgccCATGagtgaaattcagaaatttcgtCATTTTATCTATAAATGTTTTgctatatttaaaatattaaacaatatgCAGCTAGataaggaaattttaaaatgtctcgaagacaatttgaataaaatcaaaGAGGTTTTTGGGGTATTTATGCTGGAATATCTAATGCAACGCAAACCTCAAAGTCAGACTATTCTTAAGCGCCTAACAACACCCGAGGTTATGAAGTTGCAAAGATTTCTTGAAACTTCCAATAATAAAACAGGAGATTTGCGTATATTCCAAGATGCCTATAATAGgcataaaaataaatgtaaacagCCTTCTCTGCAAGATGTGCATATAAGCAAAAGGCCACGTGTTGCAGGTGAAGGTCTCTCATCTGACTACAAATGTATATTAAACGAAATGTTTGAACAATCCAAGCTAATTTTAACTAAACAGACGGCAACGACTTTTGATGATAAGGACTATGATCtattaatttgtataaaaactAACATTGAAAAGTGTTTaaagaaataa
- the LOC106094314 gene encoding mitochondrial ribosome-associated GTPase 2 isoform X1, giving the protein MSLRRVCSSIILRRQYCANKPKEWRTNNDITMTALRPKKAKSEHVYQHQHFSDVKMIRTVGGKGGDGCVSFLQLWCNERAGPDGGDGGNGGHIMFEASSNISNLYHISNNIRGDEGQSGTSQNCHGKNAKHTVVKVPIGTIIRNQNGVIIGDLSREGMMFIAARGGAGGKGNTFFTTDKENAPKVCEHGPPGEDCSYILEMRCIADIGIIGFPNAGKSTLLNAISRARPKVAPYAFTTLRPNIGMIQYADSFQLAVADLPGIIPDAHRNKGLGLQFLKHAEHCSALMFLLDVSSPEPWLQYDTLLYEMNKFSEKLANYPRIIVANKIDMPESKENLMELRERVGMAVIGISAKVGTNLKELLKEMRKVHLKQKQEEC; this is encoded by the exons ATGTCCTTACGGCGAGTATGTAGTTCAATAATTTTAAGGCGTCAGTATTGTGCCAACAAACCCAAAGAATGGCGAACCAACAACGACATAACCATGACCGCCCTGAGACCAAAGAAAGCCAAGTCTGAGCATGTGTATCAG CATCAACATTTTTCAGATGTAAAAATGATACGTACTGTTGGAGGGAAAGGCGGCGATGGGTGCGTTTCATTTCTCCAATTGTGGTGCAATGAGAGAGCCGGTCCTGATGGTGGTGATGGCGGCAATGGTGGTCACATAATGTTTGAGGCTTCCAGCAATATATCTAATCTATATCACATCTCGAATAACATTCGAGGCGATGAAGGTCAGAGTGGAACGTCCCAAAATTGCCATGGAAAGAATGCTAAACATACTGTGGTAAAAGTACCTATTGGAACAATAATTCGCAATCAGAATGGCGTTATAATTGGTGATTTAAGTCGTGAAGGCATGATGTTTATTGCGGCCAGAGGTGGCGCGGGAGGAAagggcaacacttttttcacAACAGACAAGGAAAATGCCCCGAAAGTATGTGAACATGGTCCCCCTGGAGAAGATTGCAGTTATATTTTGGAAATGCGTTGTATTGCTGATATTGGTATCATTGGTTTCCCCAATGCTGGAAAGAGCACCCTATTGAATGCCATAAGCAGAGCACGGCCGAAGGTGGCTCCGTATGCCTTCACAACTCTAAGGCCTAACATTGGTATGATACAGTATGCTGATAGTTTCCAATTGGCAGTGGCAGATCTTCCCGGCATAATACCTGATGCTCATCGCAACAAAGGTTTGGGTCTACAATTTCTCAAGCATGCTGAACATTGTTCGGCTTTAATGTTCCTCTTGGATGTTAGTTCACCTGAACCATGGCTGCAGTATGACACTCTGCTATATGAAATGAACAAATTTAgtgaaaaattagcaaattatCCAAGAATAATTGTTGCCAACAAGATCGATATGCCAGAATCGaaggaaaatttaatggaactaAGAGAACGTGTTGGTATGGCTGTTATTGGAATAAGTGCCAAGGTAGGCACCAACCTGAAAGAGCTGctgaaagaaatgagaaaagtacatttaaaacaaaaacaagaagaatgttaa